The Rhodospirillales bacterium genome contains the following window.
GCGAAGCTCCTCGCCCGGCACGGAATCTCCCGTCCGTTGATCGCCTATCACGACCACAACGCCGAGCGCGTCCGGCCCCGCCTGCTGGAGCGGCTTCAAGCGGGCGAGGCGATCGCGCTGGTGTCGGACGCCGGTTCGCCGCTCATCGCCGACCCCGGCTTCAAGCTGGTGCGCGAGACGGTCGCACGCGGCATTCCGGTCACCGCCGTGCCGGGGCCGTCGGCGGCGGTCGCCGCGCTGCAACTGTCGGGCCTGCCCGCGGACCGTTTTTTCTTCGCCGGCTTCCTGCCGGCCAAACCGACGGCGCGGCGGAAATCGTTGTCGGAGATCGCGGGCGTTCCCGGGACGTTGATCTTTTTCGAAACCGCGCCGCGGCTCGCGCGCGCGCTGGCCGACATGGCCGAGATTTTCGGGCCGCGCCCGGCGGCGGTCGCGCGCGAACTCACCAAGATGTTCGAGGAGGTACGGCGCGGTCCCTTGCCCGACCTCGCCCGCCATTACGGCGAAGCCGGGCCGCCCAAGGGCGAAATGGTCGTCGTGGTCGCGCCACCTGACAGTCATCCCGGCGCGACGGACGTCGATGGCGCGTTGAGAACGGCGCTCGCCCGCCTTTCGCCGTCGGCCGCGGCCGCCGAGGTCGCGCGCGTGACCGGAATTTCCCGGCGCGAGCTTTACCGGCGCGCCCTCGAACTGAAACCCAAATGAATCTTCCATGAGCGGACGCGCCGCCGAACTCGTCGCGCTGCTGCTTTTGACGCTCAAGGGTTATCGCGTGCTCGCCCGACGATTTTCGATCGGCGCGGGAACCGGCGCGGGCGAAGTGGACGTGATCGCGCGACGCGGCCACACGCTCGCTTTCGTGGAAGTCAAATCGCGTCCCGACTTGAACACGGCGGCCGAGTCGATTCGCCCCGATCAGCGCCGACGCATCGCCCGCGCCGCCGACGCGTTCGTCGCCAAGCGGCCGGGGTTGCGCGATTGCCAAGTCCGATTCGACGCGATTTTGGTCGCGCCGGGACGATGGCCGCGTCATGTCCCGAACGCCTGGCGCGCCGACGAGTGAAGAACGATTGAGGCCTGCGCCGCACGCTTGTATGATCGCGCCCATGCGCCGATTCGCCGCTCCTTATGCCTTGATCGCCCTGTTTGCCTTGCCGATCCTCCTCGGCGGCTGCGTCGGCGCCGCGGTCGGCGGCGCGGCCGCCGTCGGCGTCGCGGCCTATGATGAGCGCGGGATCGACGGCGTCGCCAGCGACCTGAAGCTCGCCATGGACATCCGCACCCGCTGGCTCGACAAGGACCACCTGATCCCGACCAAGGTGTCGGTCGAGGTCCACGAAGGCCGCGCGCTGCTTACCGGTCTGGTCCAGGACGAAAAGATGCGCGCCGACGCGGTCGGCGAGGCGTGGAAAGTGGTCGGCGTCAAACAAGTGCTGAACGAAATCGAGATCGCGCCTTCCGCCGGCGTGGTCGACTACAGCCGCGACACCTGGATCACGACCCAGATCAAGTCCAAGCTCGCGTTCGACGAAAAAGTAATGGCGGTCAATTTCAACGTCCAGACCATCAACGGTACCGTCTACCTGATCGGCATCGCCCGCGGCGCGGACGAGCATCGCCGCGTCATCGACACCTGCCGTTCGATCAGCTATGTGCGCCGCGTGGTCGATCACATCCGGGTCAAGCAGGCCGCCGGGGGGGCGTCGTGAGCCTGCCCGCCTCGCTGTCGCCGGCGGTGCGCGTCGCGCTCCGCGCGGTCGCGGCGCAGGCCGAAGCCGACATCGACGTCGCCGAGGTGGCCTTGATGCTCGCCGTCGCCGGGCGGCCGGGCGTGCTGCTGCAGCCGTACCGCCGCCACCTCGCCAAGATCTGCGAGGATGTCGCCCGCCACGCCGGGCCCGAGCCTTCGCTCGACATGCGGGTCGAGGCGCTGGCCGAGATCGTCGCCAAGCGCTACGGCTACGTCGGCACCGCCGATGCCTTTCGCGATCCCGACTGCGCCAATCTCACCTATGTCATGGACCGGCGCGGGGGGCTGCCCGTGACCCTCGGCATCATTTATCTGCACGTCGCCCGGACCCTCGGCTGGCCGCTCGCGGCCGTCGATTTTCCGCCCCGTCTTCTGCTCCGCCTCGATCATGGCGGCCGGCGCGCGTTGCTCGACCCGTTCGCGGGCCTGAAAGTTCTGGAAACGCCGGCGCTGCGCGTCATGCTGAAGGAATTTTCCGGCCCCGAGGCCGAAATCCGTCCCGGTCATTTCCGCGCCCTTTCCGCACGCGAGGTGCTGCTTCGGCTCCAAAACACGATCAAGGCGCGACTGCTCGATTCCCGCCAGATCGAGGACGCGCTCGCCCAGATCGAATTGATGCTGCTGTTCGCGCCCGAATCGCCGGAACTGTGGCGGGAGGCGGGCGTGCTCAATTCCCGGCTCGATAACGTCAAGGCCGCGGTCGCCGCGTTCGAGGAGTTCCTGCGGCGCGAAACCCGCGATTCGAGCCGTTACCGCGTTTCGATCCTGCTCCAGGAGCTGCGCGGCCGGCTCAATTGAGCGCCAAGCGCCGCAACAAACCCTCCCGATTCGATGAAGCTCGCCGTCGCCATCCAGATGGATCCGATCGAAACGGTCAACATCGAGACCGATTCGACCTTCGCGCTCGCGCTCGAAGCGGAGCGGCGCGGCCATGCCCTGT
Protein-coding sequences here:
- a CDS encoding YraN family protein — encoded protein: MSGRAAELVALLLLTLKGYRVLARRFSIGAGTGAGEVDVIARRGHTLAFVEVKSRPDLNTAAESIRPDQRRRIARAADAFVAKRPGLRDCQVRFDAILVAPGRWPRHVPNAWRADE
- the rsmI gene encoding 16S rRNA (cytidine(1402)-2'-O)-methyltransferase, translated to MRPSGGDYGKSASALLPGGLYLVATPIGNLRDVSLRALDTLAGAGAIACEDTRVTAKLLARHGISRPLIAYHDHNAERVRPRLLERLQAGEAIALVSDAGSPLIADPGFKLVRETVARGIPVTAVPGPSAAVAALQLSGLPADRFFFAGFLPAKPTARRKSLSEIAGVPGTLIFFETAPRLARALADMAEIFGPRPAAVARELTKMFEEVRRGPLPDLARHYGEAGPPKGEMVVVVAPPDSHPGATDVDGALRTALARLSPSAAAAEVARVTGISRRELYRRALELKPK
- a CDS encoding BON domain-containing protein, whose translation is MSRTPGAPTSEERLRPAPHACMIAPMRRFAAPYALIALFALPILLGGCVGAAVGGAAAVGVAAYDERGIDGVASDLKLAMDIRTRWLDKDHLIPTKVSVEVHEGRALLTGLVQDEKMRADAVGEAWKVVGVKQVLNEIEIAPSAGVVDYSRDTWITTQIKSKLAFDEKVMAVNFNVQTINGTVYLIGIARGADEHRRVIDTCRSISYVRRVVDHIRVKQAAGGAS
- a CDS encoding tetratricopeptide repeat protein, producing MSLPASLSPAVRVALRAVAAQAEADIDVAEVALMLAVAGRPGVLLQPYRRHLAKICEDVARHAGPEPSLDMRVEALAEIVAKRYGYVGTADAFRDPDCANLTYVMDRRGGLPVTLGIIYLHVARTLGWPLAAVDFPPRLLLRLDHGGRRALLDPFAGLKVLETPALRVMLKEFSGPEAEIRPGHFRALSAREVLLRLQNTIKARLLDSRQIEDALAQIELMLLFAPESPELWREAGVLNSRLDNVKAAVAAFEEFLRRETRDSSRYRVSILLQELRGRLN